In a single window of the Candidatus Aminicenantes bacterium genome:
- a CDS encoding MoaD/ThiS family protein produces the protein MNILVKIIGPLIYTVGFSEKQMDVPAGMTADELASLLGIPKERSRIMTRNGAAVAPDARLAEGDKVAVSPIYSGG, from the coding sequence ATGAATATTCTGGTCAAGATCATCGGCCCTCTGATCTATACGGTCGGGTTCAGCGAGAAGCAGATGGACGTTCCCGCCGGAATGACGGCTGACGAGCTGGCTTCCTTACTGGGAATTCCCAAAGAACGCTCCCGGATCATGACTAGAAACGGCGCAGCCGTCGCTCCCGACGCCCGCCTGGCTGAGGGAGACAAGGTCGCCGTCTCCCCCATTTACTCCGGCGGATGA
- a CDS encoding aldehyde dehydrogenase family protein has product MSERPVLIAGRWRPARASGDPFQALDPKTGRQLPPLFPVSSWEDIEEALEAGSQAAAHLSELPDEAIASGLDRAARRLLDRADDLIKTAAEETALPAEPRLRASELPRTVGQLHQAAAAARDGSWRRATIDTKLNIRSRLEPLGGPVAVLGPNNFPFAFNAASGGDFAAALAAGNPVLAKAHPGHPETTRLLAEVVSAALQEAGLPDAVFQMIYHIRPEDGLRLVADPRLGATAFTGGRSAGLRLKTAAEAGGRPIYLEMSGINPVFLLPAALEERAGELGDALFASCSLGAGQFCTKPGLAAFIAGGAGDRFVAAAAAAFRGAPAGYLLGPGVLDALRGSVERMIAAGAELLAGGRALPPPGFRYESSLLRISARDFLRRPADFQSEAFGAATILVVAAAEAELVETARAIEGTLAASIYSGRGSDDEPLYERIAPLLAGRTGRLLNDKMPTGLAVVASMVHGGPFPASGHPGFTAVGLPAAMTRFAALRAYDNVRPHRLPLDLRDPNPTGRMWRAIDGEWTQASIGPR; this is encoded by the coding sequence ATGAGCGAGCGCCCGGTCCTTATCGCCGGCCGCTGGCGTCCCGCCCGCGCGTCCGGGGATCCGTTTCAAGCCCTCGACCCCAAAACAGGCCGTCAACTGCCGCCCCTTTTCCCGGTTTCCTCCTGGGAGGACATCGAGGAAGCGCTCGAAGCCGGATCCCAAGCCGCCGCTCATCTATCCGAGCTGCCGGACGAGGCGATCGCTTCAGGGCTCGATCGGGCGGCCCGCCGTCTACTCGATCGAGCCGACGATCTGATTAAGACCGCCGCCGAGGAGACCGCCCTGCCGGCCGAGCCGCGCCTGCGGGCCTCGGAGCTGCCCCGGACCGTCGGCCAGTTACATCAGGCGGCCGCGGCGGCCCGCGACGGCTCGTGGCGGCGGGCAACAATCGACACCAAGCTCAATATCCGTTCCCGGCTCGAACCGCTGGGCGGCCCTGTCGCCGTATTGGGACCGAATAATTTCCCGTTTGCCTTCAATGCCGCCTCGGGCGGCGATTTCGCGGCCGCTCTGGCGGCCGGAAACCCCGTCCTGGCCAAAGCCCATCCCGGGCATCCGGAAACGACCCGGCTCCTGGCCGAAGTCGTCTCGGCCGCCCTCCAAGAGGCCGGCTTGCCGGACGCGGTCTTTCAGATGATTTACCATATCCGACCCGAAGACGGCCTTCGCCTGGTCGCCGATCCGCGCCTCGGAGCCACGGCATTCACGGGCGGCCGTTCGGCCGGGCTTCGCCTGAAAACCGCTGCGGAGGCGGGCGGCCGGCCGATCTACTTGGAAATGTCCGGGATCAACCCCGTCTTCCTGCTTCCGGCCGCCTTGGAAGAACGGGCCGGGGAGTTGGGGGATGCTCTCTTCGCTTCCTGCAGTTTGGGCGCCGGTCAGTTCTGCACCAAGCCGGGCCTGGCCGCTTTCATCGCCGGAGGGGCCGGCGATCGCTTTGTCGCCGCCGCCGCAGCGGCCTTCCGAGGCGCTCCGGCCGGGTATCTGCTCGGTCCGGGCGTCCTGGATGCGCTGCGCGGATCGGTCGAGCGGATGATCGCGGCCGGCGCCGAGCTCCTGGCCGGAGGGCGGGCCCTCCCGCCCCCGGGCTTTCGGTACGAGAGCTCGCTGCTTCGGATTTCGGCCCGGGATTTTCTCCGCCGCCCCGCGGATTTCCAAAGCGAGGCTTTCGGCGCGGCGACGATTCTCGTCGTCGCCGCGGCGGAAGCCGAACTCGTCGAAACGGCCCGGGCCATCGAAGGGACTCTGGCCGCCTCCATATACTCGGGCCGCGGTTCGGACGACGAGCCTCTCTACGAGAGGATCGCGCCTCTTCTGGCCGGGAGAACGGGCCGGCTCCTCAACGATAAAATGCCGACGGGGCTGGCGGTCGTCGCCTCTATGGTCCACGGCGGGCCCTTCCCCGCCTCTGGCCACCCCGGCTTCACCGCGGTCGGCCTCCCGGCGGCCATGACCCGCTTTGCCGCCCTGAGGGCCTATGACAATGTCCGGCCCCACCGCCTGCCCCTCGATCTCCGCGATCCGAACCCGACCGGGCGGATGTGGCGGGCGATCGACGGCGAATGGACGCAGGCCTCGATCGGGCCCCGCTGA
- a CDS encoding pyrimidine/purine nucleoside phosphorylase, which translates to MFKVNEYFDGRVKSIAFQAADGPATIGVMAAGEYEFGTSSKEIMTVISGALTVRLPGQPQWREYGPGQSFEVESNRKFQLKVAADAAYLCLYR; encoded by the coding sequence TTTCGACGGCCGGGTCAAGTCGATCGCCTTCCAGGCGGCCGACGGGCCCGCTACCATCGGGGTTATGGCCGCGGGCGAATACGAGTTCGGGACTTCCTCCAAGGAGATCATGACCGTCATCAGCGGCGCGCTGACGGTCCGACTGCCGGGTCAACCGCAATGGCGGGAATACGGGCCGGGACAAAGCTTTGAAGTCGAATCGAACCGAAAATTCCAGCTTAAAGTCGCGGCCGACGCGGCTTATCTTTGCCTCTATCGTTAG